A genomic region of Halomonas aestuarii contains the following coding sequences:
- a CDS encoding LysR family transcriptional regulator, whose protein sequence is MADVTIHSLKALAIFKTLFEAGSASQAARTLGITQSGVSRSLSQLEQNLGLELFLREKNRLVATPEARELYEEILRLMGNIEELRHSVLALKEFGTSRLRIAAIPGLAFGFVPRLIATLLEENRGFSISFDMMSSHDVLREVESGHADIGFVTLPVSSRVLRVEEWLTTHARCLVPRGHPLSGLEELTIADLKNQYLVISNQPNVGADPLLNLATAHGIHIAGKTEANIGAITSLVANGVGISVMNPITATDQLFRREEVVILPFTPEIDFSFGLVYRDDWKHARALELIRASGRDLLRYYPS, encoded by the coding sequence ATGGCTGACGTCACCATCCACTCGCTCAAGGCGCTGGCGATCTTCAAGACCCTGTTCGAGGCCGGGAGCGCCTCCCAGGCGGCCAGAACGCTGGGCATCACCCAGTCGGGCGTCAGCCGCTCGCTGTCCCAGCTGGAGCAGAACCTGGGGCTCGAGCTGTTCCTGCGCGAGAAGAACCGCCTGGTGGCCACACCCGAGGCGAGGGAGCTCTATGAGGAGATCCTGCGGCTGATGGGGAACATCGAGGAGCTGCGTCACAGCGTGCTGGCCCTGAAGGAGTTCGGCACCTCGCGGCTGAGGATCGCCGCCATTCCCGGCCTGGCCTTCGGTTTCGTGCCGCGCCTGATCGCCACGCTGCTGGAGGAGAACCGGGGGTTCAGCATCAGTTTCGACATGATGTCGAGCCACGATGTGCTCCGCGAGGTGGAGTCCGGTCATGCCGACATCGGCTTCGTGACCCTGCCGGTGAGTTCCCGGGTGCTGCGGGTCGAGGAGTGGCTGACCACCCACGCCCGCTGCCTGGTCCCCAGGGGGCACCCCCTGAGCGGCCTGGAGGAGTTGACCATCGCCGACCTCAAGAACCAGTACCTGGTGATCAGTAACCAGCCCAACGTGGGGGCCGACCCGCTGCTCAATCTCGCCACCGCCCACGGCATCCACATCGCCGGCAAGACCGAGGCCAATATCGGGGCCATCACCTCCCTGGTGGCCAACGGGGTAGGGATCAGCGTGATGAATCCGATCACCGCCACCGACCAGCTCTTCCGGCGGGAGGAGGTGGTGATACTGCCCTTCACCCCGGAGATCGACTTCAGCTTCGGCCTGGTCTATCGGGACGACTGGAAGCATGCCCGTGCGCTGGAGCTCATCCGCGCCTCCGGCCGGGATCTGTTGCGGTACTATCCGTCCTGA
- a CDS encoding histone deacetylase family protein yields MLTFHSELTKRRRALTELDGGQLVTPYECPERVDLVLARVLESGLGEVREPVEHGLAPVLAIHDRGYVEFLERCWADWVAAGRQGEAIAWIWPTRTMPGHVIPQHIDGRLGHYALGADTSICEGTFEAAMASKDIALSAVDHVLATGEPAFGLCRPPGHHAATDQFGGYCFFNNAAIAAQRALEAGRSRVAVLDVDFHHGNGTQEIFYARDDVLFLSLHGDPLHCFPHFLGHADETGEGAGEGFTVNYPMAPGTGYAAWVEALEAAKARILEAGCELLVVSLGVDAFEHDPISAFTLSSDDFTDVGRRLGRLGLPTVFLLEGGYAVEEIGLNAVNVLSGFEQP; encoded by the coding sequence ATGCTGACCTTTCACAGTGAACTGACCAAACGCCGCCGGGCGCTTACCGAGCTGGACGGCGGGCAGCTGGTGACACCCTACGAATGTCCCGAGCGGGTCGACCTGGTGCTTGCGCGCGTGCTCGAGAGCGGGCTCGGCGAGGTGCGCGAGCCGGTCGAGCACGGGCTCGCCCCGGTGCTGGCGATCCATGACCGGGGCTATGTCGAGTTCCTCGAGCGCTGCTGGGCGGACTGGGTCGCCGCGGGTCGGCAGGGCGAGGCGATCGCCTGGATCTGGCCCACCCGGACCATGCCGGGGCATGTCATCCCGCAGCACATCGACGGGCGGCTCGGCCACTATGCCCTGGGCGCCGACACCTCCATCTGCGAGGGCACCTTCGAGGCCGCCATGGCCAGCAAGGACATCGCCCTCTCGGCGGTGGACCATGTCCTGGCCACCGGTGAGCCGGCCTTCGGCCTGTGCCGACCGCCGGGCCATCACGCCGCCACCGACCAGTTCGGCGGCTACTGCTTCTTCAACAATGCGGCCATCGCCGCCCAGCGGGCCCTGGAGGCCGGCCGGTCGCGCGTGGCGGTACTGGACGTCGACTTCCACCACGGCAACGGCACCCAGGAGATCTTCTACGCCCGGGACGACGTGCTCTTCCTCTCGCTGCACGGTGATCCCCTCCACTGCTTCCCGCACTTCCTCGGGCATGCCGACGAGACCGGCGAAGGGGCGGGCGAGGGCTTTACCGTCAACTACCCCATGGCGCCGGGCACCGGCTATGCCGCCTGGGTGGAGGCCCTGGAGGCCGCCAAGGCGCGCATCCTCGAGGCCGGCTGCGAGCTTCTGGTGGTATCGCTCGGGGTCGACGCCTTTGAACACGACCCCATCAGTGCCTTCACGCTGTCCAGCGACGACTTCACCGACGTGGGCAGGCGGCTGGGACGGCTCGGCCTGCCCACCGTCTTCCTGCTCGAGGGCGGCTATGCGGTGGAGGAGATCGGCCTCAATGCGGTCAACGTGCTGAGCGGTTTCGAGCAGCCTTGA
- the cysK gene encoding cysteine synthase A, with amino-acid sequence MARIHDDNSRSIGNTPLVRLNRVNEGATIWAKIEGRNPAYSVKCRIGAAMIWDAEARGALKPGMTIIEPTSGNTGIALAFVAAARGYPLVLTMPASMSLERRKVLKALGADLVLTDPAKGMPGAIARAEEIAATDPARYWLPQQFQNPANPGIHETTTGPEIWDDTDGAVDVFVAGVGTGGTLTGVARYIKQTRGKAITAVAVEPVDSPVITQTLHGQAPTPAPHKIQGIGAGFVPANLDMALVDRVETVGNDDAMAMAHRLMQEEGILCGISCGAAVVVAVRLGRLPEFRDRNIVVVLPDSAERYLSSALFAGRFGEQESVQ; translated from the coding sequence ATGGCACGCATTCACGACGACAACTCCCGCTCCATCGGCAACACCCCGCTGGTGCGGCTCAACCGGGTCAACGAGGGGGCGACGATCTGGGCCAAGATCGAGGGGCGCAATCCCGCCTACTCGGTGAAGTGCCGTATCGGCGCGGCGATGATCTGGGATGCCGAGGCGCGGGGAGCGCTCAAGCCCGGCATGACGATCATCGAGCCCACCAGCGGCAACACCGGCATCGCGCTGGCCTTCGTGGCCGCGGCCCGGGGCTATCCGCTGGTGCTGACCATGCCGGCCTCCATGAGCCTCGAGCGTCGCAAGGTGCTCAAGGCCCTGGGGGCCGACCTGGTGCTCACCGACCCCGCCAAGGGCATGCCCGGTGCCATTGCTCGGGCCGAGGAGATCGCCGCCACCGACCCGGCCCGGTACTGGCTGCCCCAGCAGTTCCAGAACCCGGCCAATCCCGGCATCCACGAGACCACCACCGGTCCCGAGATCTGGGACGACACCGACGGCGCGGTCGATGTCTTCGTGGCCGGTGTCGGCACGGGCGGCACCCTCACCGGGGTCGCTCGCTACATCAAGCAGACCCGGGGCAAGGCGATCACCGCCGTGGCCGTGGAACCCGTCGACTCGCCGGTGATCACCCAGACCCTCCATGGGCAGGCACCCACGCCGGCCCCCCACAAGATCCAGGGCATCGGCGCCGGGTTCGTGCCGGCCAACCTGGACATGGCGCTGGTGGATCGCGTCGAGACCGTCGGCAACGACGACGCCATGGCCATGGCGCATCGGCTGATGCAGGAGGAGGGCATCCTCTGCGGGATCTCCTGCGGCGCCGCGGTGGTGGTCGCGGTGCGCCTCGGTCGCCTGCCCGAGTTCCGGGACCGGAACATCGTGGTCGTGCTGCCCGACAGCGCCGAGCGGTATCTCTCCTCGGCGCTCTTCGCGGGCCGCTTCGGCGAGCAGGAGAGCGTCCAGTGA
- a CDS encoding putative bifunctional diguanylate cyclase/phosphodiesterase, whose protein sequence is MKRSQRRIVMLAMLGILVTGALVGVATAWPLYQAHRQGLETITLVSASAQADSLEHLLARYRDVARQFTSRTQIRLYLERYARQAVERDALVAFTTPRLVDAMLQSSDLVGLVRLGPGGHPLVTIGRTPEPLPGPTLAAAASTGSTQLVQQEEGMLLEVAAPILSRDSQRIGTDVLYFSPQAMAGVLADASRFGEGARQWLLGTPDATLLAVDSQGVVTLAEAGERLAAGQGEVQAGGPAGLTREGGWWGDTVMVHAPLATPGWGLLVKIPARSFYGMVFHELLWPVVMVLVLMTLGAFATVRTISPLLSRITDQAGRLSRSVNFDPLTGLPNRNYLNQRLAVALEVAEEADGELAVLFLDLDHFKDINDSLGHPLGDRLLQAVGQRLFRVVRDMDALGRLGGDEFLLVMEHLHEPADAGRVAQKLIDALLQPFDIDQHEIFIGASIGISLYPRDGRSAEELIQHADTAMYGAKALKRNTWKFFTPELGEASRERFAMDTGLRRALDRNELVLHYQPQARVEGNSVFGAEALVRWTTPEGEVIGPGRFIALAEEGGLIHAIGRWVLSEACHQARQWELRGLPLRVSVNLSGLQVVQGDIVGDVRAALHQSGLSPARLELEITEGFVIGHADEGLERLHGLRRLGVELAVDDFGTGYSSLSYLKRLPVQCLKIDQSFIADVPGDPDDETIVAAILSIADRLGLDVIAEGVESAGQLDFLRSLGCPAYQGDYLSPPLTAEQFALRWGGGGLAREA, encoded by the coding sequence ATGAAGCGCTCGCAGCGGCGCATCGTCATGCTGGCGATGCTCGGCATCCTGGTGACCGGAGCGCTGGTGGGGGTCGCCACGGCCTGGCCGCTCTACCAGGCCCATCGCCAGGGCCTCGAGACCATCACCCTGGTGAGCGCCTCGGCCCAGGCGGACTCCCTGGAACACCTGCTGGCCCGCTATCGCGACGTGGCCCGACAGTTCACCAGCCGCACCCAGATTCGCCTCTATCTCGAGCGCTATGCCCGTCAGGCCGTGGAGCGCGACGCGCTGGTGGCCTTCACCACCCCGCGGCTGGTGGATGCCATGTTGCAGTCCTCGGATCTGGTGGGCCTGGTCCGACTGGGTCCGGGGGGCCACCCGCTGGTCACGATCGGTCGCACCCCCGAGCCATTGCCGGGCCCGACGCTTGCCGCGGCGGCCTCGACCGGCAGCACGCAGCTGGTGCAACAGGAGGAGGGGATGCTGCTGGAGGTGGCGGCCCCGATCCTGTCCCGGGACAGCCAGCGCATCGGAACCGACGTGCTCTATTTCAGCCCCCAGGCCATGGCCGGGGTGCTGGCCGATGCCAGTCGCTTCGGCGAGGGCGCGCGCCAATGGTTGCTGGGAACGCCCGACGCGACGCTGCTGGCGGTGGATTCGCAGGGGGTGGTGACCCTGGCCGAGGCGGGGGAGCGGCTGGCCGCCGGCCAGGGCGAGGTCCAGGCCGGTGGTCCGGCCGGGCTGACCCGCGAGGGCGGGTGGTGGGGGGACACGGTCATGGTGCATGCGCCGCTGGCCACCCCAGGGTGGGGACTGCTCGTGAAGATTCCCGCTCGCAGCTTCTACGGCATGGTCTTCCACGAGCTGCTCTGGCCGGTCGTCATGGTGCTGGTGCTCATGACGCTGGGGGCCTTCGCCACGGTGCGGACCATCAGTCCGCTGCTGTCGCGCATCACCGATCAGGCCGGGCGGCTGAGCCGGTCGGTCAACTTCGATCCGTTGACCGGCCTGCCCAACCGCAACTATCTCAACCAGCGGCTGGCCGTGGCCCTGGAAGTGGCCGAAGAGGCCGACGGGGAACTGGCGGTGCTGTTTCTCGACCTGGACCATTTCAAGGACATCAACGACAGCCTGGGCCATCCGCTGGGGGACCGCCTGCTGCAGGCGGTGGGCCAGCGACTGTTCCGGGTCGTGCGGGACATGGACGCCCTGGGGCGGCTGGGGGGTGACGAGTTCCTGCTGGTGATGGAGCACCTGCATGAGCCCGCCGATGCGGGCCGGGTGGCGCAGAAGCTGATCGATGCCCTTCTGCAGCCCTTCGATATCGACCAGCACGAGATCTTCATCGGCGCCTCCATCGGCATCAGCCTCTACCCCCGTGATGGGCGAAGCGCCGAGGAGCTGATCCAGCACGCCGATACCGCCATGTACGGCGCCAAGGCGCTCAAGCGCAATACCTGGAAGTTCTTCACGCCGGAACTGGGCGAGGCAAGTCGCGAACGCTTCGCCATGGACACCGGGCTGCGCCGGGCGCTGGACCGCAACGAACTGGTGCTGCACTACCAGCCCCAGGCCCGCGTGGAGGGCAACAGCGTGTTCGGCGCCGAGGCGCTGGTGCGGTGGACGACCCCGGAGGGCGAGGTGATCGGCCCGGGACGCTTCATCGCCCTGGCCGAGGAGGGCGGGTTGATCCACGCGATCGGCCGCTGGGTGTTGAGCGAGGCCTGCCACCAGGCGCGGCAGTGGGAGCTGCGCGGCCTTCCCCTGCGCGTCTCGGTCAACCTCTCGGGGCTGCAGGTGGTGCAGGGAGACATCGTCGGCGACGTGCGGGCCGCGCTCCACCAGAGCGGGCTGTCCCCCGCGCGGCTGGAACTGGAGATCACCGAGGGCTTCGTGATCGGCCATGCCGATGAGGGGCTGGAGCGGCTGCATGGCCTGCGCCGCCTGGGCGTCGAACTGGCCGTGGATGATTTCGGCACCGGCTACTCCTCGCTCTCCTACCTCAAGCGCCTGCCGGTGCAGTGCCTGAAGATCGACCAGTCCTTCATCGCCGATGTGCCCGGCGACCCCGACGACGAGACGATCGTCGCCGCCATCCTCTCGATCGCCGATCGCCTCGGGCTGGACGTGATCGCCGAGGGCGTGGAGAGCGCCGGCCAGCTCGACTTCCTCAGGTCCCTGGGCTGTCCCGCCTACCAGGGCGACTACCTGAGCCCGCCGCTTACGGCCGAACAGTTCGCGCTTCGCTGGGGCGGGGGAGGGTTGGCGCGGGAGGCCTGA
- the dnaX gene encoding DNA polymerase III subunit gamma/tau → MSYQVLARKWRPRTFHELVGQEHVQRALVNALDQGRLHHAYLFTGTRGVGKTTLARILAKCLNCTANGRGDEGVTSTPCGECDSCRSIDEGRFVDLIEVDAASRTKVEDTRELLDNVQYAPTQGRYKVYLIDEVHMLSTSSFNALLKTLEEPPPHVKFLLATTDPQKLPPTVLSRCLQFTLKHMPPERIVSHLAMVLEAERVPFEESALWLLGKAAEGSMRDAMSLTDQAIAFGQGEVRHADVAAMLGTLDHRHVLALVEALAEVDAARLLAEVAALAEQGPDFAAVLDDITGVLHRLAIAQMVPDAVDNGHGDREALLALAARFTAEDIQLFYQIGIQGRGDMEHAPDLRTALEMTLLRMLAFRPQGVPRPAQTPLPLRGQGGAGETGPATGPKEASGPAAEASHAPAPAPGAASGEAPARPAPVESAPETGPEPEPAGEARPAPPPDDEPPPWVEREDASAQDVPREPEAGQELPEGAHENPSPAMMTERSEAAHPADATQEAEPADAPPVVLEGRFGHDDWLARFEGLGLGGLTRNLAAHCVIEADDGEQLTMRLDPSQEAMNAEVHVTRIREALAAIGIERRLVLEPGELPREVETPKQRADRLAAQRHAEAIEALSRDPHVQKLKQAFGARLIESTVKPADAEARG, encoded by the coding sequence ATGAGCTATCAGGTTCTGGCCCGCAAGTGGCGACCGCGTACCTTCCATGAACTGGTCGGCCAGGAGCATGTCCAGCGGGCGCTGGTCAATGCCCTGGACCAGGGCCGGCTGCACCACGCCTACCTGTTCACCGGCACCCGCGGGGTGGGCAAGACGACCCTGGCGCGCATCCTGGCCAAGTGCCTCAACTGCACGGCGAACGGTCGCGGCGACGAGGGTGTGACCTCGACGCCCTGTGGCGAGTGCGACAGCTGCCGGTCCATCGACGAGGGGCGCTTCGTCGACCTGATCGAGGTCGATGCCGCCTCGCGCACCAAGGTGGAGGACACCCGCGAGCTGCTCGACAACGTGCAGTACGCGCCGACCCAGGGTCGCTACAAGGTGTACCTGATCGACGAGGTGCACATGCTCTCCACCAGCAGCTTCAATGCGCTGCTCAAGACCCTGGAAGAGCCGCCGCCCCACGTGAAGTTCCTGCTGGCGACCACCGACCCGCAGAAGCTGCCCCCCACGGTGCTGTCGCGCTGCCTGCAGTTCACCCTCAAGCACATGCCGCCGGAGCGGATCGTCTCGCACCTGGCCATGGTGCTCGAGGCCGAGAGGGTGCCCTTCGAGGAGAGCGCCCTGTGGCTGCTCGGCAAGGCCGCCGAGGGCTCCATGCGCGATGCCATGAGCCTCACCGACCAGGCCATCGCCTTCGGCCAGGGCGAGGTTCGCCATGCCGACGTGGCGGCCATGCTCGGCACCCTGGACCACCGCCATGTGCTGGCGCTGGTCGAGGCGCTGGCCGAGGTGGATGCCGCCCGGCTGCTCGCCGAGGTGGCCGCCCTGGCCGAGCAGGGTCCCGACTTTGCCGCAGTGCTCGACGACATCACCGGCGTGCTGCACCGCCTGGCCATCGCCCAGATGGTGCCCGACGCCGTGGACAACGGCCACGGCGACCGGGAGGCCCTGCTGGCCCTGGCCGCGCGCTTCACCGCCGAGGACATACAGCTCTTCTACCAGATCGGCATCCAGGGCCGCGGTGACATGGAACATGCCCCGGACCTGCGCACCGCCCTGGAGATGACGCTGCTGCGCATGCTGGCGTTCCGCCCCCAGGGGGTGCCCCGGCCCGCCCAGACGCCGCTCCCTCTGCGCGGGCAGGGCGGTGCCGGCGAGACAGGGCCGGCAACGGGCCCGAAGGAAGCGTCGGGGCCGGCCGCCGAGGCGAGCCACGCCCCGGCGCCCGCGCCCGGGGCTGCCTCCGGCGAGGCCCCGGCCCGTCCCGCTCCTGTCGAGTCGGCGCCAGAGACAGGGCCAGAGCCAGAGCCGGCCGGGGAGGCCAGGCCGGCGCCGCCGCCGGACGACGAGCCGCCCCCCTGGGTGGAGCGGGAGGACGCGTCGGCTCAAGATGTGCCTCGCGAACCCGAGGCCGGCCAGGAGCTGCCGGAGGGGGCGCACGAGAACCCTTCCCCGGCGATGATGACCGAGCGCTCCGAAGCGGCGCATCCGGCCGACGCCACCCAGGAGGCCGAGCCTGCCGACGCGCCGCCGGTCGTCCTGGAGGGGCGCTTCGGCCACGACGACTGGCTGGCGCGCTTCGAGGGGCTGGGCCTGGGGGGACTGACTCGCAACCTGGCGGCCCACTGCGTGATCGAGGCCGACGACGGCGAACAGCTGACGATGCGTCTCGACCCCTCCCAGGAGGCGATGAACGCCGAGGTCCACGTGACCCGCATCCGCGAGGCGCTGGCGGCCATCGGCATCGAGCGACGCCTGGTGCTCGAGCCGGGGGAGCTCCCCCGGGAGGTCGAGACACCGAAGCAGCGGGCCGATCGCCTGGCCGCCCAGCGTCATGCCGAGGCGATTGAAGCCCTGAGCCGTGACCCCCATGTACAGAAGCTGAAGCAGGCCTTCGGTGCGCGCCTGATCGAATCCACGGTCAAGCCCGCCGATGCCGAGGCGCGTGGCTGA
- a CDS encoding YbaB/EbfC family nucleoid-associated protein: MNKGGMGNIMKQAQEMQEKMQKAQEEVAKAEVQGEAGAGMVKVTMNGRHDVSKVDLDPSLMEEDKELLEDLLAAAVNDAVRKVEASSKAKMEEATAGLNLPPGFKMPF; the protein is encoded by the coding sequence ATGAACAAGGGTGGCATGGGCAATATCATGAAGCAGGCCCAGGAGATGCAGGAGAAGATGCAGAAGGCCCAGGAGGAGGTCGCCAAGGCCGAGGTCCAGGGTGAGGCGGGGGCCGGCATGGTCAAGGTGACCATGAATGGCCGCCATGACGTCAGCAAGGTCGATCTCGACCCGAGCCTCATGGAGGAGGACAAGGAGCTTCTCGAGGACCTGCTGGCCGCCGCCGTGAATGACGCGGTGCGCAAGGTCGAGGCAAGCTCCAAGGCCAAGATGGAGGAGGCCACGGCCGGCCTCAATCTGCCGCCTGGCTTCAAGATGCCCTTCTGA
- the recR gene encoding recombination mediator RecR, translating into MSFSPLVERLMESLRVLPGVGPKTAQRMAMHLLERDRDGGRRLVEALDVSLERVGYCQRCRTLTEEEVCGICLSARRDDAVLCVVESPADQLAIEEAGGFRGRYFVLHGHLSPLDGIGPEDIGLDQLEARVAEAGVEEVVLATNPTVEGEATAHYIAAQLSPLGVSLSRLAYGVPMGGELEYVDGGTLSRAFNGRLPFRGE; encoded by the coding sequence ATGAGCTTTTCCCCGCTGGTCGAGAGACTGATGGAGTCGCTGCGGGTGCTGCCGGGCGTCGGGCCTAAGACAGCCCAGCGCATGGCCATGCACCTGCTCGAGCGCGACCGTGACGGCGGTCGGCGTCTGGTGGAGGCGCTGGACGTGTCGCTCGAGCGGGTCGGCTATTGCCAGCGATGCCGGACCCTGACCGAGGAGGAGGTGTGCGGTATCTGCCTGAGTGCGCGTCGCGACGACGCCGTGCTCTGCGTGGTGGAATCGCCCGCCGACCAGCTCGCCATCGAGGAGGCGGGCGGTTTCCGCGGTCGCTACTTCGTGCTGCATGGCCACCTCTCGCCGCTCGACGGCATTGGGCCCGAGGACATCGGGCTCGACCAGCTCGAGGCGCGGGTCGCCGAAGCGGGCGTGGAGGAGGTGGTCCTCGCCACCAATCCCACCGTGGAGGGCGAGGCGACCGCCCACTACATCGCCGCCCAGCTCTCCCCGCTGGGCGTGTCGCTCTCGCGGCTGGCCTATGGCGTGCCCATGGGCGGCGAGCTCGAGTACGTCGACGGTGGTACCCTGAGCCGCGCCTTCAATGGTCGCCTGCCCTTCCGGGGCGAGTGA
- the rnd gene encoding ribonuclease D, which yields MTLNPEIRWIDTPAALDSACAEVADADVIALDTEFFRENTFHPVPALIQFAAGGAPAFLVDPLEVACTEAFRRLLAEGPLKLLHASSEDLEVFAHWAGVPVAPLVDTQIAQSLLGEVPSMGYQKCVEFWTGETLPKDETRSNWLLRPLSDSQKRYAALDVVYLLDVWEHQREALDRQGRMAWVEADCAALVAQAARSETADGQWYLRHRQLWRLSPRQVEAYRRLTLWREGEARRRDVPRGWLVHDRLLYAIAEQLPENRFELSRVEGLKPPLIKREGDELLRLVREALQIDESALPPAPLSPMTPEFKQRLKALKKVVNADAEALGVAPEVLLRRRELEALVSADLRGEPLPMPGGWRGDRLAAGLTAVLEEVSR from the coding sequence ATGACCCTGAACCCCGAGATACGCTGGATCGATACCCCTGCCGCCCTGGACTCCGCCTGCGCCGAGGTGGCCGATGCCGATGTCATCGCCCTGGATACCGAGTTCTTTCGCGAGAACACCTTCCATCCGGTGCCGGCGCTGATCCAGTTCGCCGCGGGCGGCGCCCCGGCCTTCCTGGTGGATCCCCTGGAGGTGGCCTGCACCGAGGCCTTCCGGCGCCTGCTGGCCGAGGGGCCGCTGAAGCTGCTGCATGCCTCGAGCGAGGACCTGGAGGTCTTCGCCCACTGGGCCGGGGTCCCCGTGGCACCCCTGGTGGATACCCAGATCGCCCAGTCGCTGCTCGGCGAGGTGCCCTCGATGGGCTACCAGAAGTGCGTGGAGTTCTGGACCGGCGAGACCCTGCCCAAGGACGAGACCCGCTCCAACTGGCTGTTGCGCCCGCTCTCCGACTCCCAGAAGCGCTATGCGGCCCTGGATGTCGTCTACCTGCTGGACGTCTGGGAGCACCAGCGCGAGGCCCTCGATCGCCAGGGCCGGATGGCCTGGGTCGAGGCCGATTGCGCCGCGCTGGTGGCCCAGGCGGCGCGCAGCGAGACCGCCGATGGCCAATGGTACCTGCGCCATCGCCAGCTCTGGCGACTCTCCCCGCGTCAGGTGGAGGCCTATCGTCGCCTGACCCTCTGGCGGGAGGGGGAGGCCCGGCGCCGCGACGTGCCGAGGGGCTGGCTCGTCCACGACCGGCTGCTGTACGCCATTGCCGAGCAGCTGCCGGAAAACCGCTTCGAGCTGTCGCGTGTAGAGGGCCTGAAGCCGCCGCTGATCAAGCGCGAGGGCGACGAACTGCTGAGGCTGGTGCGCGAGGCCCTGCAGATCGACGAGAGCGCGCTGCCGCCGGCGCCGCTCTCGCCCATGACCCCGGAGTTCAAGCAGCGCCTCAAGGCCCTGAAGAAGGTGGTCAATGCCGACGCCGAGGCCCTCGGCGTGGCGCCCGAGGTACTGCTGAGACGGCGCGAGCTGGAGGCCCTGGTGAGTGCCGACCTGAGGGGCGAGCCGTTGCCCATGCCCGGCGGCTGGCGAGGGGATCGACTGGCGGCGGGCCTGACCGCGGTCCTCGAGGAGGTGTCACGATGA
- a CDS encoding YcgL domain-containing protein: protein MSDDRMRGNKLLCEIFRSSRKEEMYLYVDKRQGLSEVPEALLGHFGRPISAMTLILTPEKTLGRARALDVMAAIREKGYYLQMPPAKEDYLLDLYRTPTTARY, encoded by the coding sequence ATGAGCGACGACCGGATGCGCGGCAACAAGCTGCTGTGCGAGATCTTCAGGAGCTCGCGAAAGGAGGAGATGTACCTCTACGTGGACAAGCGACAGGGGCTCAGTGAAGTGCCCGAGGCGCTGCTGGGCCATTTCGGCCGGCCGATCTCGGCCATGACCCTGATCCTCACGCCGGAGAAGACGCTGGGACGGGCCAGGGCCCTGGACGTCATGGCCGCCATCCGCGAGAAGGGCTACTACCTGCAGATGCCTCCGGCCAAGGAGGACTATCTGCTCGATCTCTATCGCACCCCGACCACGGCACGTTACTAG
- a CDS encoding YcgN family cysteine cluster protein: MRERFWERFDLEELTDEEWEALCDGCGQCCLLKFQDEETGDLAVLNVACELLDIHSCRCSDYAHRFEKVPDCTQLTPERIDDFRWLPKSCAYRRVAEGRKLAAWHPLIAGGPERMHRKGISVRSFAVSQREVPEDELEEHIIAILPIDA; encoded by the coding sequence ATGAGAGAACGATTCTGGGAGCGCTTCGACCTGGAGGAGCTCACCGACGAGGAGTGGGAGGCGCTCTGCGATGGCTGCGGCCAGTGTTGCCTGCTCAAGTTCCAGGACGAGGAGACCGGCGATCTCGCGGTACTCAACGTCGCCTGCGAACTGCTGGATATCCACAGCTGTCGCTGCAGCGACTATGCCCATCGGTTCGAGAAGGTGCCGGACTGCACGCAACTGACCCCCGAGCGCATCGACGACTTCCGCTGGCTGCCGAAGTCCTGCGCCTATCGTCGGGTGGCCGAGGGGCGCAAGCTGGCCGCCTGGCACCCGCTGATCGCCGGCGGACCCGAACGGATGCACCGCAAGGGCATCAGCGTGCGCAGCTTCGCCGTCTCCCAGCGCGAGGTGCCCGAGGACGAGCTCGAGGAGCACATCATCGCCATCCTGCCCATCGACGCCTGA